One stretch of Segatella copri DNA includes these proteins:
- a CDS encoding glycosyltransferase, giving the protein MKILLVGESSLLHNTLKKGLVELGHQVTLMSDGNDWHNSPRDIDLRRNMERYGRWSGLMVLWKIVCNLHKICGNDIVQVHNYQFVPLMGWWNMLVFWFLKFTNKRIIKGCFADDPHLFRQQAQGIPAYSDTFWNGKLQNIEENKERMAFHFMPQFDKCWHTVSYHSDALIACLYEYYLCYDVSEFHKKLYYIPLPMIIPVVDKKRQKGNGEVIKVLVGLQPKREYLKGALKIAHFVEILAKKYPGKIELKYVEGVAYDEYCRMLDEADVLVDQFYSYTPSMNSLAAMARGTVVIGGGEEEYYEFIGETELRPIINVSPEYSESQNVAIIEQAFFTSGHLSYLSRQSIAFVMKYHDYRKVAKEYEQMYLQHL; this is encoded by the coding sequence TCTCAAAAAGGGATTAGTAGAACTTGGACATCAGGTAACGCTGATGTCCGACGGCAATGATTGGCACAACTCTCCTCGTGACATCGACTTGCGCCGTAATATGGAGCGTTATGGAAGATGGAGCGGGCTTATGGTGTTGTGGAAAATAGTCTGCAATCTTCATAAGATATGTGGAAATGATATTGTTCAGGTGCATAACTATCAGTTTGTGCCTTTGATGGGTTGGTGGAACATGCTGGTATTCTGGTTTCTCAAGTTTACCAATAAGCGAATCATTAAAGGCTGTTTTGCCGATGACCCACATCTGTTCAGACAACAGGCCCAGGGTATTCCAGCTTATTCTGATACTTTTTGGAATGGTAAATTACAGAATATCGAGGAGAATAAAGAGCGTATGGCTTTTCATTTCATGCCTCAGTTTGATAAGTGCTGGCATACTGTATCTTATCATTCTGATGCTTTGATAGCCTGTCTTTATGAATATTACCTCTGTTACGATGTTTCTGAATTTCATAAAAAACTCTACTATATTCCTCTTCCGATGATAATTCCTGTAGTGGATAAAAAACGTCAGAAAGGGAATGGTGAGGTTATCAAAGTGCTTGTAGGTTTACAACCCAAGCGCGAGTATCTGAAAGGTGCTTTAAAGATAGCTCATTTTGTGGAAATTCTGGCAAAGAAATATCCTGGTAAGATAGAACTCAAATATGTAGAAGGAGTAGCTTATGATGAATATTGCCGGATGCTGGATGAAGCAGATGTTCTGGTAGATCAGTTTTACAGTTATACTCCATCCATGAATTCGTTGGCAGCCATGGCACGTGGTACTGTGGTTATCGGTGGAGGAGAGGAAGAATATTATGAGTTCATTGGCGAAACAGAATTACGTCCTATTATCAATGTGAGTCCTGAGTATTCAGAATCTCAGAATGTGGCAATCATCGAGCAGGCTTTCTTTACTTCTGGACATTTATCATATCTCTCGCGTCAAAGCATAGCTTTCGTTATGAAATACCATGATTATCGGAAGGTGGCAAAAGAGTATGAACAAATGTATTTACAACATTTATAA